CGGCACCGAGGCAGGCACATCCACATAGACCGTACGCACCAAGCCGTTGCGCAGGGTGAGGACCAGCAGCACCTTCTGGCTCGAGATCGAGACCAGCTCGAGCTTCTCGAGCACGGCCTGGTCCAGCCGCGGCGCAACCGCCACGCCCAACTCACCAGTGAGCAGCCCCAGTACCTGGGCGGCGCGGTGGATGAGCAGAGCCAGCGTGCCTGCCCGCTCCACCTCGACCAGCTCGCGGTGCAGCCGCCGCCGCTGCGCTGGCGAGAGCTTCACCGGCCTCATGAGCGTATCCACGTAATAGCGGTACGCCCGATCGGTCGGGATCCGACCCGCCGACGTGTGCGGATGATATAGGTACCCCTTCTCCTCCAGGTCCGCCATGGTGTTGCGCACGGTCGCCGGCGAAACGCCCAGCCGGAACTTCTTCACTACCGTGCGGCTTCCTGCCGGCTCCGCGCTCTCGACATACGCCCGGATCACCGCCTGCAGGATCCGCGCTTCCCGTTCCGTCAGCAGATCAAGCATCATACGCGCTGGTGCCTGGAATCCCCCGATCCGACCAACGATGTAGCGGGCAGCTCGGCGTCGTCAAGCGACGCGGCCTCCAGCTCGACGGCCAGCCGGTCCAGGAGCAGCCACCCTTGAGCGTTCAGGCGCACGCGCCCTCCTCCGAGCTCCGCCCAGCCGCCGCGCACCCATTGTGCTGTAAGCTCCTGCTGCGCCGCATCGCAATCGTCTAGGCGCACCCCCTCAGCCGTCCGGAGCTGGAGCCAGCTCCGCTCGATCCGCGCCGCACTACCCACCACGCGCTCGCTGCCGCCGACCGGGAGCGCGCCCGCCTGCACCGCGGCGGCGTAGGCGTTCCAATCGCGCACGTTCCATTGCCGTACCGGCGGCAGATACGAGTGCGCGCTTGCGCCCAGCCCCAGGTATGGCGCGCCCTCCCAGTACGCCCGGTTGTGGCCTGACTGCCGCCCGGGCCGCGCAAAGTTCGAGACCTCGTAGTGCTCGAAACCCGCCGCCGTCAGCCGCTCGGCGGCCAGCAAGTACTCCTCGGCGTAGCGCTCGTCTCCCGGCATCTGCTCCCGGCGCTCGGCCACGCGGCGGCCCAGCGGCGTGCCCGCCTCCGCCGTGAGCCCGTAAAGCGAAACGTGCTCGGGGTCCAGCTCGAGCGCCAGCTCCAGATCCTCGGCCCAACTCCGCCCCAGCCGTGGCGGAAGCCCGAAGATCAGGTCGATGTTGACACTCCGGATCCCGGCCGCTCGAGCCGCAGCCATCGCCCGCGCCGGCCCCGCCGCCCCGTGCAGCCGCCCCATCCAGCGCAGCGCCGGCTCGTGAAAGCTCTGCACGCCCAGGCTCAGCCGGTTCACGCCCGCGGCCTGCCAGTCGCGCGCCAGGGCCTCGGCGAAGCTTTCCGGGTTCGCCTCGCCGGTCCACTCGAGCCGCTCGTCCTCCCAGCACACGTATCTCTCGAGGCGACGCCGCAGCTCGGGCATGGCGCCCGGCCCCAACAGCGAGGGGGTGCCGCCGCCCAGGTAGATCGTGTCCAGCTCGAGCGGCGCGGCCCACCGGGGCCGCGCCATCCACAGCGACAGCTCCGCCTCCACCGCGTCCAGCCAGGCCGCAACGGGCGGGCGCCGACGCACCTCGAAGGCAAAGTCGCAATAGCCGCAGCGTCGCGCGCAGAAGGGGACGTGGATATAGAGATGTCGCGGCTTCACAAGCGTACTACACCCACCACCGCCCGCCGGTTGCTCCGCACCGCCGCTGCCGTACCCGTCACGCAAACGACCACGGAGGCCAGAGCCAGACGGAAGGTGCGGGGCTTGACTAAGTGGTCGGATCGGCGGCCGAATGCGGCCGTATTTGCGGATTCGACCACTAAGGGCACCTGCAGAGGTGTTACGCCCGCGGCTGGGCGCGCGCGTAGCGCATCCCGGGATGCTGCCGGGCCAGGCCCGCCAGCTCGAGCTCGAGCAGTCCGGCCAGCGTGCCCGGTGCACTCAGGCCGGACGCCGCCGCCACCTCATCCACGTGCCGCGCCTCCTCGGCCAGTGCGCGCCACACGCGCAGACCGTCTGGGGAGACGGCAACTGGTGGCGCAGCCGCCACCCCGGACGGCGGCGGCTCCGCCGGCACAGGCAGCCCCAGCTCCTCCAGGATGTCGGCCGCGCAGGTCACCAGCCTGGCGCCGTCCCGTATCAGAGCGTTGGTGCCGGCGCTGGTGTCGCGGCCGATCGGCCCCGGCACCGCGAACACCTCGCGCCCGATATCCAGCGCGTGCCCGGCCGTAATGAGGGATCCACTCTTCGTCGAGGCCTCGACTACGACAACGCCGCGCGCCAGCGCCGCGATCAACCGGTTCCGCCGCGGGAAGTGGTGAGGAAGCGCCGGCTCCCCCGGCTCGAACTCGCTGAGCAGCAGTCCCTGCGCCGCGATCCGCTCGTACAACCTCGTGTTCTGCACGGGGTAGGCGACATCGATCCCGTTGCCCAGTACGCCGATGGTGCCCCCCGCCAGTGCCGCCTCGTGGGCCAGCGCATCAATGCCCCGCGCCATGCCGCTGACCACGACCACGCCGGCGCGGGCCAGGTCGGCCGCCAGCAGCCGCGTCGCCTCGGCGCCGTAAGCGGTGTGGCGGCGGGCGCCCACGACGGCGACGGCGGGCCGCTCGAGCAGTTCCAGGCGCCCGCGCGCGTAGAGCAGGTAGGGCGGATCGTGCAGGTGGCGCAGCAACGCCGGGTAGCGCGCATCCGATTCCAGCAGCATCGCCACCTCCAGGCGCTCCAGCGACTCGAGCGCGCGGGCCACTCTGCCCGACACCTTGCGCGAGCCACGCAGTGCTGCCGCTTCCACGCCCAGCTCCGCGGCCGGCGCACTAAGCGCCGCCCCCGCCGACCCGTATCGCCGCAGCAACTCGCGCAGTCGCGCGTCGCCCAGGCCAGGCAGCATGCGCAACTCGAGCAAGCTTGCCAGCTCATTCCTCGGGATCAGGGGCGCCACCCTTCGGCCTCCCGCGCCG
This genomic stretch from Gemmatimonadota bacterium harbors:
- the hemW gene encoding radical SAM family heme chaperone HemW, whose product is MKPRHLYIHVPFCARRCGYCDFAFEVRRRPPVAAWLDAVEAELSLWMARPRWAAPLELDTIYLGGGTPSLLGPGAMPELRRRLERYVCWEDERLEWTGEANPESFAEALARDWQAAGVNRLSLGVQSFHEPALRWMGRLHGAAGPARAMAAARAAGIRSVNIDLIFGLPPRLGRSWAEDLELALELDPEHVSLYGLTAEAGTPLGRRVAERREQMPGDERYAEEYLLAAERLTAAGFEHYEVSNFARPGRQSGHNRAYWEGAPYLGLGASAHSYLPPVRQWNVRDWNAYAAAVQAGALPVGGSERVVGSAARIERSWLQLRTAEGVRLDDCDAAQQELTAQWVRGGWAELGGGRVRLNAQGWLLLDRLAVELEAASLDDAELPATSLVGSGDSRHQRV
- the dprA gene encoding DNA-protecting protein DprA, yielding MLPGLGDARLRELLRRYGSAGAALSAPAAELGVEAAALRGSRKVSGRVARALESLERLEVAMLLESDARYPALLRHLHDPPYLLYARGRLELLERPAVAVVGARRHTAYGAEATRLLAADLARAGVVVVSGMARGIDALAHEAALAGGTIGVLGNGIDVAYPVQNTRLYERIAAQGLLLSEFEPGEPALPHHFPRRNRLIAALARGVVVVEASTKSGSLITAGHALDIGREVFAVPGPIGRDTSAGTNALIRDGARLVTCAADILEELGLPVPAEPPPSGVAAAPPVAVSPDGLRVWRALAEEARHVDEVAAASGLSAPGTLAGLLELELAGLARQHPGMRYARAQPRA